Proteins encoded by one window of Kwoniella shivajii chromosome 8, complete sequence:
- a CDS encoding protein CFT1, which translates to MHAFHQTLLPASSIHHSLFLPNFTPSTIYPLPKPTSSSSTTIENEVKIVGNLIVAGGENLRVFEIRESINIPSAQTQNGISNIDGNSNGYLNGGGGNDDEMEEGEEIGDGFFDDGHSNREPVKFEITRKLHLLAHHELNGIITGLAGIRTIESSVDGLDRLLVSFEHAKMALLEWSRGSISTVSLHTYERCPQMISGDLQTYVPMLRTDPLSRLAVLSLPEDSLAVLPVLQEQSELDLIEGFARDVPYSPSFVLSLSDVSPTIKNLQDLLFLSGFHSPTLALLYSPLHTFSGRYQTIRDNFCLEIRTIDLSSGGTYPLLTSVTGLPSDSLYLVPCPAELGGVVLITSTGIVHIDQSGRVVGTAVNAWWNYATSLKNDQLFENRRLSLEGSKCIFVSERDMLLISHNGDTHQVRFEMDGRNVGNIKIDESTSSVPPPSSVVIAGEKAIFIGSAEGDSLLAKINMEREIIVNGDDANGLKKEEKDEMDVDWDEDLYGDMNDPSNAGLLNGQKTEATGPVKVSILPYDTLSGVGKVMDIEFGIAATDQGTRTYPQLVALSGGSRNSTFNVFRRGIPITKRRRFNELSTSEAVWFLPIDRPSGQKFKDIPDHERTTMLFSTERNATRVFILSSKANPEQIGRIDGRTLNAATFFQRSCVMHVSPSEVSLLDNNGKRIQIVCPRSDLPPISSACISDPYVLIRRTDGSVSFFVGDTVARTVTQVSINGEGNDAPLCQAIEVFSDDTGIYRTFEPSRSFDQNQANGSASRSNAIKQGQQSRLQLTQQQIKRLQEQEPAISIDAPSMETAMNASRGTQWLALLTNKGELQIRSLPDLKVVLQSDGLGSSAPSFTDDLVDGVTKDDEVDDEVKQMVFCPIGKGTVRPHLLALHQSGRLNTYEAQPRFTVDSSSQIRRSLAVRFTRVHTQLLPISGGSTKLPYTIIPFSDIEGLTGAFITGEKPHWIVSSEAHPLRTYALKQAAMAFGKTTHLGGKGEYFIRIEDGSFICYLPPSLNTDFAMPCDRYEMDRVYTSVAFDPTSAHYVGAASITVPFQAYDEEGEIQLGPEGENLIPPTNQRSTLELFSQGSDPWRVIDGYDFDQNEEVLCMESVTLESPGAEGGLRDFIAVGTGFNFGEDRATRGNTYIFEIVETVGPGGKAFGSGWRMRLRTKDPARNPVSAISHVNGYLINSNGPKIYVKGFDDDQQLMGLAFLDVQIYVTSIKVFKNFILISDLYKSFWFVALQEEPYKFITISKDLQPVSPIVTDFLVHEGQMTFISNDRNGDMRMLDFDPTDPDSLNGERVLLRTEYHTGAPITTSKVIARRKTAEEEFAPQTQIVYATADGALTTLVSVKPARFKRLQLVSDQLVRNAQHVAGLNPRAYRTVRNDLLPKPLSKGILDGTLLSHFALQPIERQKEMMRQIGTDAVTVASDLAALGGFW; encoded by the exons ATGCACGCATTTCATCAAACGTTACTACCTGCGTCgtccattcatcattcattgtTCTTACCGAATTTCACACCTTCGACTATCTATCCATTACCCAAACCCACCTCGTCTTCGTCGACCACAATAGAAAATGAAGTGAAGATAGTCGGTAATCTGATCGTAGCAGGCGGTGAAAATTTACGTGTTTTCGAAATTCGTGAATCGATAAATATCCCTTCTGCCCAAACACAGAATGGAATCTCTAATATCGATGGAAATAGTAATGGATATCTGAATGGAGGAGGggggaatgatgatgagatggaagaaggtgaagagattggagatgGTTTCTTCGATGATGGTCACTCAAAC CGAGAACCTgtcaaattcgaaatcacACGTAAACTTCACTTACTTGCTCATCATGAATTGAATGGAATCATAACCGGTTTAGCTGGAATAAGAACCATTGAAAGTAGTGTTGATGGTTTAGATAGATTACTGGTTTCGTTTGAACATGCAAAG ATGGCCCTGCTCGAATGGTCGAGaggatcaatatcaacagtATCTCTACATACATATGAAAGATGTCCTCAAATGATTTCAGGAGACTTACAAACTTATGTTCCCATGTTAAGGACCGACCCTCTGTCGAGATTGGCAGTGTTGAGTCTACCTGAAGATTCATTGGCTGTTCTACCTGTATTACAAGAACAGTCAGAACTGGATTTGATCGAAGGTTTTGCTCG AGATGTCCCATactctccttctttcgtaCTCTCTCTTTCCGACGTATCACCGACAATCAAGAACTTGCaggatcttcttttcttatctGGATTTCATTCCCCTACACTCGCCCTCCTTTATTCACCTCTACATACCTTTTCTGGACGTTATCAGACTATCAGAGACAACTTTTGTCTCGAAATTCGTACGATTGATTTATCGTCAGGTGGAACATACCCTTTACTCACTTCGGTGACTGGTTTACCAAGTGACAGTCTTTATCTCGTACCATGTCCTGCTGAATTGGGTGGTGTGGTCCTCATCACGTCAACAGGGATAGTACATATCGATCAATCTGGAAGAGTGGTGGGAACAGCCGTCAATGCATGGTGGAATTATGCGACTTCGCTGAAAAACGATCAATTATTCGAAAACAGAAGATTGTCATTGGAAGGCTCAAAATGTATTTTCGTCAGTGAAAGAGATATGTTATTGATATCACATAATGGTGATACACATCAAGTTAGATTTGAAATGGATGGTAGAAATGTCGGAAACATCAAAATCGATGAATCAACAAGTTCAGTTCCACCTCCATCAAGTGTAGTGATAGCAGGAGAAAAAGCAATCTTCATAGGTAGtgcagaaggtgattcatTATTAGCTAAAATCAACAtggaaagagagatcatCGTAAACGGGGATGATGCAAATGGAttgaaaaaagaagaaaaagatgaaatggatgtagattgggatgaag ACTTATATGGAGATATGAACGACCCTTCTAATGCTGGATTGCTTAATGGGCAGAAGACAGAAGCTACTGGACCTGTCAAGGTCTCAATATTACCATATGATACCTTGTCAGGAGTCGGCAAGGTAATGGATATAGAATTTGGTATAGCTGCAACAGATCAAGGA ACGCGAACTTACCCCCAGTTAGTGGCTTTGAGCGGTGGAAGTAGAAATTCGACATTTAACGTATTCAGA CGAGGTATTCCGATCACCAAACGAAGGCGGTTTAATGAGTTGTCAACATCGGAAGCCGTATGGTTCTTGCCCATAGATCGACCATCAGGTCAAAAATTCAAGGATATCCCTGATCACGAGCGAACCACAATGCTATTCAGTACAGAGCGTAATGCCACGCGT GTATTTATCTTGTCAAGTAAAGCTAATCCAGAACAAATCGGTCGGATAGATGGAAGAACATTGAACGCTGCTACTTTTTTCCAGAGAAGTTGTGTGATGCACGTCTCACCATCCGAAGTTTCCCTATTGGACAACA ATGGCAAACGGATACAGATTGTGTGCCCGAGATCGGATTTGCCCCCTATCTCCAGCGCTTGCATTTCAGATCCATATGTCCTTATTCGAAGGACAGACGGGAGTGTCTCTTTCTTCGTCGGCGATACAGTGGCCAGAACAGTAACCCAGGTGTCTATAAATGGAGAGGGAAAC GATGCTCCACTGTGTCAAGCGATCGAAGTCTTCTCGGATGATACTGGCATTTATCGCACCTTTGAACCATCGCGATCTTTCGATCAGAACCAAGCGAATGGTTCGGCCTCGCGTTCAAATGCTATAAAACAAGGACAACAATCACGACTACAACTTACTCAACAACAGATCAAAAGACTGCAGGAACAAGAACCTGCCATTTCAATCGATGCGCCGAGTATGGAAACAGCTATGAACGCTTCAAGGGGAACCCAATGGCTCGCACTTCTGACCAATAAAGGAGAATTACAAATTCGAtctttacctgatttgaAAGTCGTACTTCAATCCGATGGATTGGGATCATCAGCTCCAAGTTTCACCGACGATTTGGTTGATGGAGTgacaaaagatgatgaggtcgatgatgaagtcaagCAAATGGTATTTTGTCCTATTGGCAAAGGGACTGTTAGACCACATTTACTG GCATTACATCAATCGGGAAGATTAAACACATATGAAGCTCAACCTAGATTCACAGTAGACTCATCTTCGCAAATACGTAGATCGTTGGCTGTTAGATTCACAAGAGTCCACACACAATTACTTCCTATCTCAGGAGGATCCACAAAATTACCTTATACgatcatcccattctctGACATCGAAGGTTTGACGGGAGCGTTCATAACGGGTGAAAAACCTCACTGGATAGTCTCGAGTGAAGCTCATCCTTTAAGAACTTATGCACTCAAACAGGCTGCTATGGCTTTTGGGAAGACCACTCATTTAGGTGGAAAGGGAGAATACTTCATAAGAATCGAAGAT GGATCCTTCATATGTTACCTTCCTCCATCGCTGAATACGGACTTTGCCATGCCTTGCGATCGGTATGAGATGGATAGAGTGTACACTTCAGTTGCATTTGACCCTACTTCTGCGCATTATGTAGGTGCAGCAAGTATAACTGTTCCTTTCCAAGCAtatgatgaggaaggtgaaattCAACTGGGACCAGAAG GGGAAAATTTGATACCTCCAACGAATCAACGTTCGACTCTTGAGCTATTCTCACAAGGGTCCGATCCTTGGAGGGTGATTGATGGATACGATTTCGATCAAAATGAAGAAGTTTTATGTATGGAAAGTGTCACATTAGAATCTCCAGGTGCAGAAGGTGGTCTCAGAGATTTCATTGCTGTCGGAACTGGATTCAATTTCGGTGAAGACAGAGCGACCAGAGGTAAC ACATACATATTTGAAATCGTGGAAACAGTCGGTCCGGGAGGTAAAGCTTTTGGATCGGGTTGGAGAATGAGATTAAGAACCAAAGATCCAGCTAGAAATCCAGTTTCTGCAATCAGCCATGTCAATGGTTATTTAATAAATTCTAATGGGCCGAAA ATCTACGTCAAAGGTTTCGATGACGATCAACAGCTCATGGGTTTAGCTTTCCTCGATGTCCAAATCTATGTAACAAGCATCAAAGTCTTCAAGAATTTCATATTGATCAGTGATTTGTATAAGAGTTTCTGGTTTGTAGCGTTACAG GAGGAACCATATAAATTCATCACGATCAGTAAAGATCTTCAACCTGTATCACCCATTGTTACGGATTTCCTGGTACATGAAGGTCAAATGACTTTTATTTCAAATGACAGAAATGGTGATATGAGAATGTTAGATTTTGACCCTACCG ACCCTGATTCGCTCAATGGGGAAAGAGTATTACTGAGAACCGAATATCATACGGGAGCTCCGATTACTACGTCGAAAGTTATCGCTAGACGTAAGACTGCTGAAGAGGAGTTTGcacctcaaactcaaatcgTCTATG CCACTGCCGATGGAGCTCTGACGACGTTGGTCTCAGTAAAACCAGCTCGGTTTAAGCGATTACAACTTGTTTCTGACCAATTAGTGAGGAACGCTCAACATGTAGCTGGACTAAATCCAAGAGCATACAG GACGGTGAGAAATGATCTTTTACCTAAACCATTGTCAAAAGGTATTTTAGATGGAACGTTATTATCACATTTCGCACTTCAACCTATagaaagacaaaaagaaatgatgagaCAGATAGGAACCGATGCTGTTACTGTTGCTAGCGATTTAGCTGCTTTAGGAGGGTTCTGGTGA
- a CDS encoding pyruvate carboxylase — protein MTIDVCPENDIDQTPYHQHISSTHQKIEAWVSHLGYDTSRPGTPSTPSANPHTITGLRKKQAGHSGPLKKVLVANRGEIAIRVFRTAHELAMSTVAIYSHEDRMGAHRYKSDESYLVGKGLSPVAAYLSQDDIVRIAVEHEVDMIHPGYGFLSENAEFAQKVENAGIAFIGPRPETIDALGDKTKARTLAMKTGVPVVPGTPGPVDAWDEASDFIEKYGFPVIIKAAMGGGGRGMRVVRDQESFKENFERAVSEAKSAFGDGTVFIERFLDKPRHIEVQLLADGEGNCVHLFERDCSVQRRHQKVVEVAPAPHLDESVRQGILSDALKLARAVNYRNAGTAEFLVDQQNRHYFIEINPRIQVEHTITEEITGIDIVAAQIQIAAGVTLEQLGLTQEHIHRRGFAIQCRITTEDAAAGFQPDTGKIEVYRSAGGNGVRLDASSGYAGAQITPHYDSLLVKCSVSGATFEVARRKMLRALVEFRIRGVKTNIPFLIRLLTHQVFESGKTWTTFIDDTPDLFKLVHSQNRAQKLLAYLGDLAVNGSSIKGQMGEPGLPTEAIIPQITDNADPSKIIDTSVPCQNGWRNIIVNEGPEAFAKAIRNYKGTLIMDTTWRDAHQSLLATRMRTVDMANIAKETSHALQNAYSLECWGGATFDVAMRFLYEDPWDRLRTLRKLVPNIPLQALVRGANAVGYTSYPDNAIYDFSKKAVEAGLDIFRIFDSLNYLDNLKIGIDAAKKAGGVVEATICYSGDVANPKKTKYTLQYYLDLTDALVKEGIHVLGIKDMAGLLKPEAARILIGAIRKAHPDLPIHVHSHDTAGIAAASMIACAHAGADVVDVAIDDLSGLTSQPAMGAVCGALEQTGLGTGISHENIQALNQYWSQIRKLYQCFEANVRASDSGVFDHEMPGGQYTNLQFQASQLGLGTQWVEIKKKYIEANQLCGDIVKVTPSSKVVGDFAQFMVSNQLSKQDVLEKASTLDFPSSVVEFFQGYLGQPYGGFPEPLRSNIIRDKERIDVRPGLNMKPLEFNKIKGELKEKYGPHITDFDVASYYMYPKVFEEFQGFVDKYGDLSVVPTRYFLGKPKIGEEMTISIEKGKTLTIKLLAVGTLNEQKGTRECFFELNGESRAVVIEDTNAAIEHVSREKATSDPGSIGSPMSGVVIDVRVKQGQEVKAGDPLCVLSAMKMESVVSSPVSGKVKRVEVKENDSIAQGDLVVEITH, from the exons ATGACTATTGACGTCTGCCCTGAAAACGATATCGACCAAACCCCTTACCACCAACATATATCTTCTACTCACCAAAAGATTGAGGCTTGGGTTAGCCACTTAGGCTATGACACTTCAAGGCCTGGTACCCCATCAACCCCTTCTGCCAACCCTCATAC CATAACCGGTCTCCGAAAAAAGCAAGCTGGACATTCTGGTCCCCTGAAGAAAGTCCTTGTTGCCAATAGAGGAGAAATCGCTATCCGAGTTTTCAGAACTGCCCATGAGTTGGCAATGTCAACAGTAGCAATCTACTCTCATGAAGACCGAATGGGTGCTCACAGATACAAGTCCGACGAGTCTTATTTGGTCGGTAAAGGTTTATCTCCTGTAGCAGCTTATCTATCtcaagatgatatcgttAGAATCGCCGTAGAACATGAAGTTGACATGATTCATCCTGG TTACGGTTTCTTATCTGAGAACGCCGAATTCGCccaaaaagttgaaaatgCAGGAATTGCTTTCATCGGTCCAAGACCTGAGACCATTGATGCTTTAGGAGATAAAACTAAAGCTAGAACATTAGCTATGAAGACCGGAGTCCCTGTAGTCCCAGGTACACCTGGACCAGTGGATGCTTGGGATGAAGCATCTGATTTCATTGAGAAATACGGTTTCCCAGTTATCATCAAAGCTGctatgggtggtggtggacgTGGTATGCGTGTAGTCAGAGATCAAGAGTCATTCAAAGAAAATTTCGAAAGAGCTGTCAGTGAAGCTAAATCAGCTTTCGGAGATGGTACCGTTTTCATTGAAC GATTCCTCGACAAACCTAGACATATCGAAGTTCAACTTCTGGCTGATGGAGAAGGCAATTGCGTTCATCTCTTTGAGAGAGATTGTTCCGTCCAACGACGACACcaaaaa GTTGTCGAAGTCGCTCCTGCGCCCCACCTTGATGAATCTGTTCGACAAGGTATCCTCAGCGATGCACTCAAGCTCGCCCGAGCAGTAAACTACCGAAATGCAGGTACTGCTGAATTCTTGGTCGATCAACAAAACCGACACTACTTCATCGAGATCAACCCCCGTATCCAAGTAGAACATACCATCACCGAAGAGATTACCGGTATCGACATCGTCGCtgctcaaattcaaatcGCTGCTGGTGTTACTCTCGAACAACTTGGTTTGACTCAAGAACACATTCACAGAAGAGGTTTCGCCATTCAATGTCGAATCACCACTGAAGATGCCGCCGCTGGTTTCCAGCCTGACACTGGTAAGATCGAAGTCTACCGATCTGCCGGTGGTAACGGTGTTCGGTTGGATGCTTCCTCCGGTTACGCTGGTGCACAAATCACTCCCCACTACGACTCTCTTTTGGTCAAATGTTCAGTCAGCGGTGCTACTTTCGAAGTAGCAAGGAGAAAGATGCTTAGAGCTTTAGTCGAGTTCCGAATTAGAGgtgtcaag ACTAACATCCCTTTCCTTATTCGACTACTCACTCACCAAGTCTTCGAATCCGGTAAAACGTGGACCACTTTCATCGATGACACGCCAGACCTCTTCAAGCTCGTACACTCCCAAAACAGAGCACAGAAACTTCTCGCTTACCTCGGTGACTTGGCCGTTAACGGTTCTTCTATTAAAGGTCAAATGGGTGAACCAGGTCTTCCTACCGAAGCCATCATTCCTCAAATTACGGACAATGCCGATCCTAGCAAGATCATAGACACCTCCGTCCCTTGTCAAAACGGTTGGAGAAACATTATCGTTAATGAGGGTCCTGAAGCTTTCGCCAAAGCTATCAGAAATTACAAGGGTACT CTCATCATGGATACCACTTGGCGAGATGCCCATCAATCCCTTTTAGCCACCCGAATGCGAACAGTCGACATGGCCAACATTGCCAAGGAGACTTCTCACGCTCTTCAGAACGCTTACTCGTTAGAATGTTGGGGTGGAGCAACTTTCGATGTAGCCATGCGATTCTTGTATGAAGATCCATGGGACAGACTTAGAACTTTACGAAAATTGGTACCTAACATTCCTCTTCAAGCTTTAGTCAGAGGTGCCAACGCAGTCGGATACACATCTTATCCCGATAACGCAATTTACGATTTCTCCAagaaagctgttgaagcCGGATTAGACATTTTCAGAATTTTCGATTCTCTGAATTACCTCGATAACTTGAAAATTGGTATCGATGCCGCTAAGAAAGCTGGTGGTGTAGTCGAAGCGACCATCTGTTATTCAGGTGATGTCGCCAATCCCAAAAAGACTAAATACACCTTGCAATATTACCTCGATTTGACAGACGCTCTTGTAAAAGAAGGTATCCATGTTCTCGGTATCAAGGATATGGCTGGTCTTCTTAAACCTGAGGCTGCAAGAATTCTCATTGGAGCGATCAGAAAAGCTCATCCCGACCTTCCTATCCACGTTCACTCCCATGATACCGCTGGTATCGCTGCTGCAAGTATGATCGCTTGTGCTCATGCCGGTGCggatgttgttgatgttgcCATTGATG ATCTTTCTGGTCTTACCTCTCAACCTGCTATGGGTGCAGTATGTGGTGCTCTCGAGCAAACTGGTCTTGGAACTGGTATCTCCCACGAGAACATCCAAGCTTTGAACCAATACTGGTCTCAGATCCGAAAGCTTTATCAATGTTTCGAAGCCAACGTCAGAGCATCTGACTCTGGTGTCTTCGACCACGAGATGCCTGGAGG TCAATACACCAACCTTCAATTCCAAGCTTCTCAACTTGGTCTCGGTACTCAGTGGGtagaaatcaagaagaagtatatTGAAGCCAATCAGCTT TGtggtgatatcgtcaaggtCACTCCTTCATCCAAGGTGGTTGGTGATTTCGCTCAATTCATGGTATCTAACCAACTTTCAAAACAAGATGTTCTTGAGAAAGCCAGTACCTTAGATTTCCCTTCATCCGTTGTAGAGTTCTTCCAAGGTTACTTGGGTCAACCGTACGGAGGATTCCCCGAACCATTACGATCCAACATTATCAGAGATAAAGAGAGGATCGACGTTCGACCTGGTCTTAATATGAAACCACTCGaattcaacaagatcaaaggtgaattgaaagagaaatacGGTCCTCATATCACCGATTTCGATGTAGCCAGTTACTACATGTACCCCAAGGTATTTGAGGAATTCCAAGGTTTCGTGGATAAATACGGTGACTTGAG CGTCGTCCCCACTAGATATTTCCTTGGTAAACCTAAgattggagaagaaatgacCATCTCAATTGAGAAAGGTAAAACATTAACCATCAAATTACTTGCTGTCGGTACACTCAACGAACAAAAGGGAACAAGAGAATGTTTCTTTGAACTTAACGGTGAAAGCAGAGCTGTGGTCATTGAAGATACAAATGCAGCCATAGAACACGTATCAAGAGAAAAGGCTACTTCAGATCCAGGATCTATAGGTTCACCAATGTCCGGTGTAGTGATCGATGTTAGAgtcaaacaaggtcaagaagtcaaagctgGTGATCCATTATGTGTTTTGAGTGCCatgaag ATGGAATCGGTCGTCTCTTCACCTGTTTCAGGTAAAGTCAAGAGAGTAGAAGTCAAAGAAAATGATTCTATAGCTCAAGGTGACTTGGTAGTTGAGATCACTCATTAA
- a CDS encoding cell differentiation protein rcd1, which translates to MYAPPHFPNHLHRPPTAPPTPEGELNAWSSGLPPTGNSSNGGFLNNLNLNSQNQQQQQGLVPPYHNMFDRRNNYPYSNTSGTGQGQGQAGNGMLQQQPLSSNSTNSQNQISNIGLSLPNQNQNDTRSGGGGHTPNLSITMGTSITTPIQLPSSTTSGPLLPQNLAQHLNNPPAPITSSSNQSLTQQQQQQQNQQNINQQNQQGSGNGGTGGKVLLMPNGAPPPTGSDEEKIYILITELLEPETREGALLELSKKRELYEDLALVLWGGYGIMSSLLLEIVAVYPALSPPSLTAHASNRVCNALALLQCVASHSDTRALFLNAHIPLFLYPFLNTTSKTRPFEYLRLTSLGVIGALVKQNDNSDVINFLLSTEIIPLCLRIMETGSELSKTVAIFIVQKILADDLGLQYICQTYERFYAVGAVLANMVDALVESQAVRLLKHVVRCYLRMSDNPRAREALRACLPKALQDNTFTPLLKGDMVTKRCLTTLLVNLNERSE; encoded by the exons ATGTACGCACCGCCTCATTTTCCGAATCATTTACATCGACCACCTACAGCACCCCCTActccagaaggtgaattgaacGCTTGGTCAAGTGGTTTACCTCCAACAGGCAATTCATCCAATGGTGGATTTTTAAATAACTTGAATCTAAAtagtcaaaatcaacaacaacagcaagGTTTAGTACCACCTTATCATAACATGTTTGATAGAAGGAACAATTATCCTTATTCAAATACATCTGGTACAGgccaaggtcaaggtcaagctggTAATGGTATgttacaacaacaacctctttcatcaaattcaacaaaTTCACAAAATCAAATTTCAAATATCGGTTTATCACTTCCCaaccaaaatcagaatgACACTagaagtggtggtggtggacaCACACCTAATCTATCGATTACGATGGGAACATCAATAACTACACCGATacaattaccttcttcaaccactTCAGGTCCTTTATTACCTCAAAATCTAGCACAACATTTGAACAATCCACCCGCACcaataacatcatcatcaaatcaaagtctgactcaacaacaacaacagcaacaaaatcagcagaatatcaatcaacaaaatcaacaaggaagtggaaatggTGGAACAGGTGGGAAAGTCTTATTAATGCCAAATGGTGCTCCACCACCAACgggaagtgatgaagaaaagatctATATACTTATTACTGAATTATTGGAACCGGAAACTAGAGAAGGCGCTTTACTTGAATTGAGTAAAAAGAGAGAATTATATGAGGATCTGGCTTTGGTTCTTTGGGGCGGATACG GTATCATGTCATCACTCCTCCTCGAGATAGTCGCCGTCTACCCTGCGctctcaccaccatcactCACAGCTCACGCCTCAAACAGGGTGTGCAATGCTTTGGCTTTATTGCAATGTGTAGCCAGTCATTCAGACACACGAGCTTTGTTTTTGAACG CCCATATACCACTGTTCCTTTACCCATTCCTCAATACAACGAGTAAAACCAGACCATTCGAGTATTTGAGACTCACTTCGTTGGGAGTGATTGGGGCCTTGGTAAAG CAAAACGACAATTCCGACGTCATCAACTTCCTTCTATCAACCGAAATAATCCCTCTGTGCCTTCGAATAATGGAAACAGGTTCCGAATTATCAAAGACAGTAGCAATTTTCATCGTACAGAAGATCCTGGCAGATGATTTGGGTCTACAATATATCTGTCAGACATACGAAAGGTTCTACGCTGTAGGAGCAGTATTAGCGAATATGGTGGATGCTTTAGTGGAAAGTCAAGCTGTCAGACTATTGAAACATGTTGTCAGATGTTATCTAAGAATGAGCGATAATCCGAG AGCAAGAGAAGCTTTGAGAGCATGTCTACCCAAAGCCTTACAAGATAACACGTTCACCCCACTGCTCAAAGGCGATATGGTGACTAAACGATGTTTGACGACACTCTTAGTGAATCTCAATGAACGTTCCGAGTGA